From the Pseudomonas sp. Teo4 genome, the window TGGCCATTGTCGCGTACACGCAGCCGGTACTTGTCGTCCTGCAACTCGCCCTCCAGCCAGAGTTCCGGAAGCGGTTGGCTGGCCATGGCGTCGATCGCGTTGCCGATCAGGTTGACCAGTATCTGTTCGAGTCGGGTTTGGTCGATGGCCAGTTGTTGGTCATCGAACTGGCTGTGCAGTTGCAGTTGGCAGCCGGCGATGCGGTTGCCCAGCACTTGCAGCGTGGCATCCACTGCCTTGGCCAGCGAGGCTTGGCCGCGGTCATCGCCACGTCGGGCGAAGGAGCGCAGGCTGGCGGTGATGCGCCCCATGCGGTCGATCAGGTCGTTCATGGTACGCAGGTTGGTGCTGGCGGTTTCCAGGGCGCCACGCTCCAGGAAGCGCACGGTGTTGCCAGACAGCGTACGCAGTGCCGCAAGCGGCTGGTTCAATTCGTGGGCGATGCTGGTGGACATCTGCCCGATGGCCGCCAGCTTGCCCGCTTGCACCAGTTCGTCCTGAGCATGGCGCAGGGTCTGTTCGGCGTGACGGCGTTCGCGGATCTGCCCTTTGAGCCGCTCGTTGCTGGCGCGTAGGTCGGCGGTGCGGTCGGCGATGCGCCGCTCCAGCTGGCTGTTGGCTTCTTCCAGTGCTTCGCGGGCGGCCAGTCGGGTGGCGATCACCTTGCGTCTTTCGTTCCAGGCGATGCCAAGGATCGCTAGCAGAGCGAACGCCACGCCTACCAGGATGCCTTGCACCATCGATTCACGGCGCAGGTCCTGAAGAGGGGTGAGCAGGGTGAAGTGCCAGGGCGTGTCGACCAGTCTGCGGGTCTGGGCCAGATAGGCCACCTCATGGGCTTTGCCATGGGCGGTTTCGCTGTTGGCCGGAAAGGTCAGTTTCTCCACACCATCGGCCAGGGTTTCACGGGCCAGGGGTTGCAGCTCATTCAGCGGCCACCAGTAATATTGCAGGCTGCGCGCAAGGCGCTCCTTGATCTGTGGCGTCAGTGGGCGCACCGACTTCAGGCGTCGGGCCGGGTCGCTGGACAGGATGATGATACCGTTCTCATCGCTGACGAAGGCTTCCAGGCGAGCGCGTTGCCAGCGCTCTTCAAGGGTGTCCAGGCGTACCTTGATGACCGCCACGCCAATGATCTTGCCGTGTTCCTCCAGGCCATGGGCCAGGTAGTAGCCGGCCTCGCCGGTAGTGCTGCCGATGCCATAGAAGCGGCCAGGCTCACCGCGCACGGCATCCTGGAAATAGGCCCGGAACGACAGGTCTTCACCGAGGAATGAATCGGCATCGCGCCAGTTGCTGGTGGCCTGCACCCGGCCGTTGGTGTCGAGTACGAAGATCGCCCGGCTGCGGCTGCGTCGGTTGAGGCCTTCGAGGTATTCGTTCACCGTCTGGCGGTACTCGCCATCGGTGCTGGTGAGCAGCTTCGAGACGCTGTCTTCCAGCTCGAGCAAGCTCGGCAGGTAGGTGTACTTGCTGATTTCGCTCTCTACCGTACGTGCATGCAGCTCCAGCTGGCGCTCGCCATTTTCGCTGAGGGTGCGGATGCCATTGCTCTCGCTGATCAGGTAGCCAGCCAGACCCAGGCCGATCATCAGCAGGATGACCAGGGGCGGCAGCAGCAGTTGGCGGATCAGGCGGGATTTCACGGCAGGCTTGGCAGGGAGAAGAAGCGAAGGATCGCATTTCATCACAGTGGCCTTGTCACGACCAGCATCCGCTGCCCGGAGGATGTCGGGCAGCGGTGCCAGCCGGCTTATGGTCGCAGGATCAGTGTTGCAGGATCTTGCTGAGGAAGTGCTGAGTCCGTTCGTGGCGGGCAGTCGGGTCGCCGAAGAAATCTTCCTTCTGGCAGTCCTCGATGATGCTGCCCTTGTCCATGAAGATCACGCGGTTGGCCACTTTGCGAGCGAAGCCCATTTCGTGGGTTACGCACATCATGGTCATGCCTTCGTGGGCAAGTTCGACCATCACGTCCAGCACTTCGTTGACCATCTCGGGGTCCAGCGCCGAGGTCGGTTCGTCGAACAGCATGACGATCGGGTCCATCGACAGCGCGCGGGCAATCGCCACGCGCTGTTGCTGGCCGCCGGACAGCTGGCCCGGGTGTTTCTTGGCGTGGGCGCCGAGGCCGACGCGGTCGAGCAGGGCCAGGCCCTTCTTGGTGGCTTCGGCTTCACTGCGGCCCAGGACCTTGCGCTGGGCAATGGTCAGGTTTTCGGTGATGGTCAGGTGCGGGAACAGCTCGAAGTGCTGGAACACCATGCCCACCCGCGAGCGCAGTTTTGGCAGGTTGGTTTTCGGGTCGGCGATGGAGGTGCCGTCGACCACGATGTCGCCTTTCTGGAACGGCTCCAGCGCGTTGACGCACTTGATCAGGGTGGATTTGCCCGAGCCCGAAGGGCCGCAGACCACCACCACTTCACCTTTCTTGACCTCGGTGCTGCAGTCGGTCAGCACCTGGAAGTCCCCGTACCACTTGTTGACGTTCTTGATGGAAATCATACGGTGATCCTTTTTTGCAGGCGCTTGACCAGCCACGAAGCGGAGAAGCTGATGAGGAAGTACACGACACCGGCGAAGATCAGGAACTCATGGGAGCGTCCGATGATGTCGCCGTTGGAGCGTGCCGAGTTGAGGAAGTCCACCAGGCCCACGGTGTACACCAGCGAGGTGTCCTGGAACAGGATGATGCTCTGTTGCAGCAGCAGCGGGGTCATCTTGCGGAAAGCCTGGGGCAGGATGATCAGGCGCATGGTCTGGCCATAGGTCATGCCCAGCGCATACGACGCGCCCATCTGGCCCTTGGAGATCGACTGCACGCCAGCGCGGACGATTTCGCAGAAGTACGCGGCCTCGAACATCATGAACGCCACCACGCAGGAGGTGAAGGCACCCACCGGGGTGTCCTCGCCGGTGATCCAGCGCAGCACGAACGGCACCGCCAGGTAGAACCAGGTGATCACCAGCAGCAACGGGATGGAACGGAAGTAGTTGACGTAGGCGCCGGCCAGGTTCGCCAGCAGCTTGCTCGACGACAGGCGCATCAATGCCAGGAGGGTACCCAGCACGATGCCGCCGACCACGCCCATGACCATCAGCTGCAGGGTCATGACCATGCCGTCCCAGAGGGCGGGCAGGGCGGGGATGATTTCGCTGAAATCCATGTCCATTTACTTGCCTCCCACGGAAATCAGGCCAGGCACCGAGACTTTCTTCTCGACCAGGCGCATGAACAGCATCAGGCCCATGTTCAAGGTGAAGTAGATCAGGGTTGCCAGGGTGAACGCTTCGAACAGGTTGGCGGAGAATTCAGCGGTCTGCTTGGTCTGCGCCAGCAGCTCCATCAGGCCGATCAACGACGCCACCGAAGAGTTCTTGAACACGTTGAGGAACTCGGAGGTGAGCGGCGGAATGATGATCCGGTAGGCTTGCGGCAGCAGCACGTTGTTGTAGATCTGCGGCAGGCTGAAGCCCATGGCGCGGGCGGCGGCTTCCTGGCCGCGGGGCAGCGCCTGAATACCGGTGCGCACCTGTTCGCAGACCCGCGCGGCGGTGAACAGGCCCAGGCAGATGACCACGCTGATCAGCGCCGAGGTGGTCGGGTTGAGGTCCTGCTTGAACCATTCCTGCAGGCCCTCGGGCAGCAGGTCCGGCACCAGGAAGTACCAGATGAACAGCTGTACCAGCAGCGGCACGTTGCGGAACAGCTCCACATAGGCGGTGGCAATGCCCGACACCAGGCGGTTCGGCACGGTACGCATGACGCCAAGCACCGAGCCCAGCAGCAGCGCGATGATCCAGGCGGAGATGGCGATGGCGATGGTCC encodes:
- a CDS encoding sensor histidine kinase, which translates into the protein MKCDPSLLLPAKPAVKSRLIRQLLLPPLVILLMIGLGLAGYLISESNGIRTLSENGERQLELHARTVESEISKYTYLPSLLELEDSVSKLLTSTDGEYRQTVNEYLEGLNRRSRSRAIFVLDTNGRVQATSNWRDADSFLGEDLSFRAYFQDAVRGEPGRFYGIGSTTGEAGYYLAHGLEEHGKIIGVAVIKVRLDTLEERWQRARLEAFVSDENGIIILSSDPARRLKSVRPLTPQIKERLARSLQYYWWPLNELQPLARETLADGVEKLTFPANSETAHGKAHEVAYLAQTRRLVDTPWHFTLLTPLQDLRRESMVQGILVGVAFALLAILGIAWNERRKVIATRLAAREALEEANSQLERRIADRTADLRASNERLKGQIRERRHAEQTLRHAQDELVQAGKLAAIGQMSTSIAHELNQPLAALRTLSGNTVRFLERGALETASTNLRTMNDLIDRMGRITASLRSFARRGDDRGQASLAKAVDATLQVLGNRIAGCQLQLHSQFDDQQLAIDQTRLEQILVNLIGNAIDAMASQPLPELWLEGELQDDKYRLRVRDNGHGIDPEARKHLFEPFFTTKPGEHGLGLGLTLSASLAAAAKGTLSVEHPAGGGTAFVLALPLATPPSESAEHP
- a CDS encoding amino acid ABC transporter ATP-binding protein, whose protein sequence is MISIKNVNKWYGDFQVLTDCSTEVKKGEVVVVCGPSGSGKSTLIKCVNALEPFQKGDIVVDGTSIADPKTNLPKLRSRVGMVFQHFELFPHLTITENLTIAQRKVLGRSEAEATKKGLALLDRVGLGAHAKKHPGQLSGGQQQRVAIARALSMDPIVMLFDEPTSALDPEMVNEVLDVMVELAHEGMTMMCVTHEMGFARKVANRVIFMDKGSIIEDCQKEDFFGDPTARHERTQHFLSKILQH
- a CDS encoding ABC transporter permease subunit, which codes for MDMDFSEIIPALPALWDGMVMTLQLMVMGVVGGIVLGTLLALMRLSSSKLLANLAGAYVNYFRSIPLLLVITWFYLAVPFVLRWITGEDTPVGAFTSCVVAFMMFEAAYFCEIVRAGVQSISKGQMGASYALGMTYGQTMRLIILPQAFRKMTPLLLQQSIILFQDTSLVYTVGLVDFLNSARSNGDIIGRSHEFLIFAGVVYFLISFSASWLVKRLQKRITV
- a CDS encoding amino acid ABC transporter permease, whose translation is MNYNWDWGVFFKSTGVGSETYLDWYITGLGWTIAIAISAWIIALLLGSVLGVMRTVPNRLVSGIATAYVELFRNVPLLVQLFIWYFLVPDLLPEGLQEWFKQDLNPTTSALISVVICLGLFTAARVCEQVRTGIQALPRGQEAAARAMGFSLPQIYNNVLLPQAYRIIIPPLTSEFLNVFKNSSVASLIGLMELLAQTKQTAEFSANLFEAFTLATLIYFTLNMGLMLFMRLVEKKVSVPGLISVGGK